From a region of the Bacillota bacterium genome:
- a CDS encoding carbohydrate kinase encodes MTEERLRQILSRFPDQKVLIVGDFFLDHYLIIDRALSEVSLETGLEAYQVVEIRNSPGAGGTVANNLRALEVQTYALTVIGQDGLGHDLLHELRVRGVNVDGVLQHPTRFTPTYTKPMVRERDGTVHEMNRLDIKNRTPLQPEWEERLLSLLRGMVPEMDGVIVADQVEERNCGVVTDRVREEVCRLARQYSQKVFFADSRARIGEYHSLFIKPNQREAMRVFRPDWEGTCTIEQAREVGVKLSKRTGKPVFLTVGEQGVLVIDGENVTHVPAVPVKGEIDIVGAGDSTSAGTVSALCSGANLVEAAQVGQLVASITVQQIGTTGVATREQVLRRLHEATQWGWA; translated from the coding sequence ATGACCGAAGAGCGATTGCGGCAGATACTCAGTCGCTTCCCCGATCAGAAGGTGCTGATTGTGGGGGACTTCTTCCTCGACCATTACCTGATTATCGACCGCGCGCTCAGCGAGGTGTCGCTTGAAACGGGGCTGGAGGCGTATCAGGTCGTGGAGATACGCAACAGCCCGGGCGCGGGCGGTACCGTTGCCAATAACCTGCGTGCACTGGAAGTGCAGACCTACGCGCTGACCGTCATCGGGCAGGATGGTCTCGGTCACGACCTGCTGCACGAGCTGCGTGTGCGTGGCGTGAACGTGGACGGTGTGCTGCAACATCCCACCCGCTTCACCCCGACGTACACCAAACCGATGGTGCGCGAGCGAGATGGCACGGTGCACGAGATGAACCGACTGGACATCAAGAACCGCACACCCCTGCAGCCGGAGTGGGAAGAGCGTTTACTTTCGCTGCTGCGTGGTATGGTGCCGGAGATGGATGGCGTCATCGTGGCAGACCAGGTGGAAGAGCGTAACTGCGGGGTGGTGACCGACCGGGTGCGCGAAGAGGTGTGTCGTCTGGCGAGGCAGTATTCGCAGAAAGTCTTCTTCGCCGACTCGCGCGCACGCATCGGCGAGTACCACAGTCTCTTTATCAAGCCCAACCAGCGCGAGGCGATGCGCGTCTTCCGGCCTGATTGGGAAGGAACCTGCACCATCGAGCAGGCGCGTGAGGTCGGGGTGAAACTCTCGAAGCGCACCGGCAAGCCCGTGTTTCTCACAGTGGGCGAGCAGGGCGTACTGGTGATAGATGGAGAAAACGTCACTCACGTGCCCGCCGTACCGGTAAAGGGCGAAATAGACATCGTGGGGGCTGGTGACAGTACCTCCGCAGGCACGGTGAGCGCGTTGTGCAGCGGCGCCAATCTGGTGGAAGCGGCACAGGTCGGGCAGCTGGTGGCATCTATCACGGTGCAGCAGATTGGCACCACGGGCGTTGCCACGCGCGAACAGGTACTGCGGCGGCTGCATGAGGCAACGCAATGGGGGTGGGCTTAA
- a CDS encoding NADH-quinone oxidoreductase subunit H, with translation MGIDRKLSARMQGRVGPPVVQPFYDLIKLFSKDALVSTKMQLVSVYLYLTSVVLSVVMLVLGQDLLVLLFVLALGSVSLILGAFSVRSPYSQLGAYRELLLLLSYEPLLALFVVGVYLATGSFMVRDIFKMEQPLLLTLPLFAVTQILVLAMKMNKSPFDISSSHHAHQEIVRGILTEFSGPYLGVIELTHWYELVLLLGMTALLWANNLWVGAALALGSYFVVIVIDSITARMTWRWTLRVGWGIGIPLAVINLMMVYLGRF, from the coding sequence ATGGGAATAGACCGCAAGCTGAGCGCACGCATGCAGGGTCGGGTCGGACCTCCTGTCGTGCAGCCATTCTATGACCTCATCAAGCTTTTTTCTAAGGACGCGCTGGTTTCCACGAAGATGCAGCTGGTGAGCGTTTACCTGTATCTCACCTCGGTGGTGCTCAGCGTGGTGATGCTGGTGCTGGGGCAGGACCTACTGGTGCTGCTGTTTGTGCTGGCGCTGGGCAGTGTGTCGTTGATACTTGGTGCGTTCAGCGTGCGTTCACCGTACAGTCAGCTGGGGGCATACCGCGAGCTGCTTTTACTGCTGAGCTACGAGCCCCTCCTTGCGCTATTTGTGGTGGGGGTGTATCTGGCGACAGGCAGTTTCATGGTGCGCGACATCTTCAAGATGGAACAGCCGTTGCTGTTGACACTGCCGCTGTTTGCGGTGACCCAGATACTGGTGCTGGCGATGAAGATGAACAAGTCGCCGTTCGATATCTCCTCGTCCCATCACGCGCATCAGGAGATTGTACGCGGAATCCTCACCGAGTTCTCGGGACCCTATCTGGGGGTTATCGAGCTGACGCACTGGTACGAGCTGGTGCTGCTGCTGGGCATGACGGCACTGCTCTGGGCGAATAATCTGTGGGTGGGGGCGGCTCTGGCGTTAGGCAGTTATTTCGTGGTGATAGTGATAGACAGCATCACTGCCCGCATGACGTGGCGCTGGACGCTGCGCGTGGGGTGGGGGATAGGTATCCCCCTGGCGGTGATTAACCTGATGATGGTGTATTTGGGGCGATTTTAA
- a CDS encoding NADH-quinone oxidoreductase subunit L — translation MELAGWLTGSLILLPVFAGVLCYITSSHPVRNALILLTSLLLITLTLLAFALGTLEYSPGSHIWHVIVTLADVLLLVVFFLYGWKRKNLLIMGLVLLQAVLLAYLELGLKASADVRPLFATDWLTITMLLIVGIIGSAVVIYSIPYMAEHEEHLHLAKSRQPRFFLLLLVFLGAMNGLLLANSLYWLFFFWEVTTLCCFLLIAHDDTEQAWESAYRALWMNLIGGASLLLAMVLIYHQVHTLSMREIVEGHVGSAGVVLPIAFLCLSGFTKSAQMPFHGWLLGAMVAPTPVSALLHSSTMVKAGVYLVVRFAPAFRDTYPGYLVALIGGFTFVAAAMLAISQQNAKRVLAYSTVSNLGLIIACAGLNTSMALSAAVMLIIFHAISKALLFMAAGVIESGIGSRDIEQMEGLFAKMPLTTLVTVIGIASMLLPPFGVLIAKWAAIESSVKLPVATVMFVIGSTFTVMFWTKWVGKLLSVSPGNPPLRVERLHPLYGGTLLLLTVGAMVFSLLVAEVLNRLVVPAVARYYGSAGFSSDLPVATEAGWFPVLLLFAVLVLAVMLPLLFIRVRRSEVAPPYLCGEHVEEVPDVRFRSAGDEMEEVVVGGHYFEYFFGESRHSRWINAVSVALILAMFGVAVL, via the coding sequence ATGGAATTAGCGGGCTGGTTGACAGGTAGCCTGATTCTCCTGCCTGTGTTTGCAGGCGTGCTGTGTTACATCACTTCCTCGCATCCTGTGCGAAATGCGCTTATTCTGCTCACCTCTCTTCTTTTGATTACCCTCACGTTGCTGGCTTTTGCACTCGGCACGCTGGAGTACAGCCCGGGTTCCCATATCTGGCACGTTATCGTGACTCTGGCTGATGTCTTGCTGCTGGTTGTGTTTTTCCTGTATGGGTGGAAGCGGAAGAACCTGCTCATCATGGGGCTTGTGCTCCTGCAAGCGGTGTTGCTGGCTTATCTGGAACTGGGGCTGAAGGCATCTGCAGATGTGCGTCCGCTATTCGCCACCGACTGGCTCACCATTACGATGTTATTGATTGTCGGTATCATCGGTTCGGCGGTAGTCATTTACAGTATTCCTTATATGGCGGAGCACGAGGAGCACCTGCATCTGGCAAAGAGCAGACAGCCACGCTTTTTCCTGCTTTTGCTGGTGTTTCTGGGCGCGATGAACGGTCTGTTGCTGGCGAACAGTCTTTACTGGCTTTTCTTCTTCTGGGAGGTCACCACGCTGTGCTGTTTCTTGCTCATTGCCCATGACGATACCGAACAGGCATGGGAGAGCGCGTATCGGGCGTTGTGGATGAACCTGATCGGCGGAGCCAGCCTGTTGCTGGCAATGGTGTTGATTTACCATCAGGTACACACGCTGTCCATGCGCGAAATCGTGGAGGGGCACGTCGGTTCGGCGGGGGTGGTACTTCCTATTGCCTTCCTGTGCCTCTCGGGGTTTACTAAGTCAGCACAGATGCCGTTCCATGGGTGGCTTTTAGGGGCAATGGTGGCACCCACGCCGGTCTCTGCACTGCTGCACTCCAGCACGATGGTCAAGGCAGGAGTGTACCTGGTGGTGCGCTTTGCTCCCGCCTTTCGGGATACCTATCCGGGTTATCTGGTGGCACTGATTGGCGGTTTCACCTTCGTGGCAGCGGCGATGCTGGCTATCAGTCAGCAGAACGCCAAGCGTGTGCTGGCGTATTCCACCGTCTCGAATCTCGGCTTGATTATCGCCTGCGCCGGGTTGAATACCTCGATGGCGCTGTCGGCGGCGGTCATGCTGATTATCTTCCATGCCATCTCGAAGGCTTTGCTATTCATGGCTGCTGGCGTCATCGAGAGCGGCATCGGAAGCCGTGACATCGAGCAGATGGAAGGGCTTTTCGCCAAGATGCCGCTGACCACATTGGTGACGGTTATCGGCATTGCCTCGATGCTGTTGCCTCCCTTTGGGGTGCTGATAGCCAAATGGGCGGCTATCGAGTCGTCCGTGAAGTTACCGGTGGCAACGGTGATGTTCGTCATCGGCAGCACCTTCACGGTGATGTTCTGGACGAAGTGGGTGGGCAAGCTGTTAAGCGTTTCACCTGGCAATCCGCCGCTGCGGGTCGAGCGATTGCATCCGTTGTACGGGGGCACGCTTCTTTTGCTGACGGTGGGCGCGATGGTGTTCAGCCTGCTGGTGGCTGAGGTGTTGAATCGGCTGGTGGTTCCTGCGGTGGCGCGTTACTACGGCAGCGCGGGGTTCTCCTCCGATTTGCCGGTGGCGACCGAAGCGGGATGGTTTCCGGTACTGCTTCTCTTTGCAGTGCTGGTGCTGGCGGTGATGCTGCCCCTGCTGTTCATTCGCGTACGCCGCAGCGAGGTGGCACCGCCATACCTATGTGGTGAACACGTGGAGGAGGTTCCGGATGTACGCTTCCGCTCCGCAGGTGACGAGATGGAGGAAGTGGTGGTGGGGGGACACTACTTCGAGTACTTCTTCGGCGAGTCCCGCCATAGCCGCTGGATCAACGCGGTTTCTGTGGCACTCATTCTCGCGATGTTTGGGGTGGCTGTGCTTTGA
- a CDS encoding glutamate mutase L, whose product MPEIRSILATDCGSTTTKAILIEKKPEGYRLIARGEAPTTVEAPFDDVTVGVLNAVRELEELTGRTFIRDGRILTPQIDECTGVDAYLSTSSAGGGLQMTVAGVVKVMSAESAQRAALGAGAIIMDVIAVDDGRKDYEKVQRIRQLRPDMILMSGGTDGGTVTHLVELAEMLVAADPRPRLGGMRLPVIFAGNKDARDPVKQLLDGKVDLRIVDNLRPTLERENLGPAREAIHELFLEHVMQQAPGYSKLLSWTSADIMSTPNAVGKIMQTIAEMRGINILGVDIGGATTDVFSVFNGIYNRTVSANLGMSYSICNVLVETGVPNIRRWLPFEMDERDLRNRLRNKMIRPTTIPQTLEDLYVEQAVAREALRLAFEHHKSLARGLKGIQQQRTIGEALSQEDTGKTLVNMMELNMLVGSGGVLSHAPRRAQAALMMMDAYQPEGVTMLTVDSIFMMPQLGVLSQIHPEAATEVFERDCLVILGTCIAPAGTTKDGDEVCTLRIGGETHQLRFGELRVFPLNEGEKIEVEIRPTRAFDVGAGRGKPLTVTAEGGVVGLIVDCRGRPLALPARDHERIAKLQTWLKAMGLPTV is encoded by the coding sequence ATGCCGGAAATCCGTTCTATCCTTGCAACAGACTGCGGGAGTACCACGACAAAAGCGATACTGATCGAGAAAAAACCGGAGGGCTATCGCCTGATTGCCCGAGGTGAAGCCCCCACCACCGTCGAAGCCCCCTTCGATGACGTCACGGTTGGTGTGCTGAACGCGGTGCGCGAGCTGGAGGAGCTCACGGGAAGAACCTTCATCCGCGATGGCAGAATACTCACGCCCCAAATAGACGAGTGCACCGGTGTGGATGCTTACCTGTCCACCTCCAGCGCGGGTGGCGGTCTACAGATGACCGTTGCCGGCGTGGTAAAGGTCATGTCGGCGGAAAGCGCGCAACGTGCCGCGCTGGGTGCGGGCGCGATTATCATGGATGTGATTGCCGTCGATGACGGGCGCAAGGACTACGAAAAAGTACAGCGTATCCGGCAGCTGCGCCCCGACATGATTCTGATGTCCGGTGGAACCGATGGAGGCACGGTGACCCATCTGGTTGAGCTGGCGGAGATGCTGGTGGCGGCAGACCCGCGCCCGCGGCTGGGCGGCATGCGTTTACCTGTTATCTTCGCAGGCAACAAAGACGCTCGCGACCCGGTGAAACAGCTGCTGGACGGCAAGGTAGACCTGCGCATCGTGGATAACCTGCGCCCCACTCTGGAACGCGAGAATCTGGGGCCTGCCCGCGAAGCCATCCACGAGCTGTTCCTCGAACACGTGATGCAACAGGCGCCCGGTTACAGCAAACTGCTCAGCTGGACGAGTGCGGACATCATGTCCACTCCCAACGCCGTGGGCAAAATCATGCAGACCATCGCAGAAATGCGCGGTATCAACATCCTTGGGGTGGACATCGGCGGCGCGACCACCGACGTCTTCTCGGTGTTCAACGGCATCTACAACCGCACGGTGAGCGCAAACCTCGGCATGAGCTACTCTATCTGCAATGTGCTGGTGGAAACGGGCGTGCCAAACATCCGTCGGTGGCTTCCCTTCGAGATGGACGAGCGCGACCTGCGTAACCGCCTGCGCAACAAGATGATTCGTCCCACCACCATCCCGCAAACGCTGGAAGACCTGTATGTGGAGCAGGCTGTGGCACGGGAAGCCTTGCGTCTCGCCTTCGAACACCATAAATCGCTGGCTCGCGGACTGAAAGGTATTCAGCAGCAGCGTACCATCGGCGAGGCGCTGAGCCAGGAAGACACAGGCAAGACGCTGGTCAACATGATGGAACTGAACATGCTGGTGGGCAGTGGCGGTGTGCTGAGCCATGCTCCGCGGCGGGCGCAGGCTGCTCTCATGATGATGGACGCTTACCAGCCCGAAGGGGTCACCATGCTCACGGTGGACTCCATCTTCATGATGCCGCAGCTGGGCGTGTTGTCCCAAATCCACCCCGAAGCGGCGACGGAGGTCTTCGAGCGCGACTGTCTGGTGATTCTGGGCACGTGTATCGCCCCCGCAGGGACCACCAAAGACGGCGACGAGGTATGCACTCTCCGCATCGGAGGCGAAACCCATCAACTGCGTTTCGGCGAGCTGCGCGTCTTCCCGCTGAACGAGGGCGAGAAGATAGAGGTGGAGATACGCCCGACCCGCGCTTTCGACGTCGGAGCAGGTAGAGGCAAACCGTTAACCGTTACCGCAGAAGGCGGTGTGGTGGGCTTGATTGTGGATTGCCGTGGGCGACCACTTGCCCTCCCCGCGCGCGACCACGAGCGCATCGCCAAACTGCAGACATGGCTGAAGGCGATGGGGCTACCAACGGTGTAA
- a CDS encoding DUF1559 domain-containing protein — MKRNAFTLIELLVVIAIIAILAAILFPVFSQARAKARAASCLSNTRQLGTAMRMYAQDYDGYFVFNWWEWHIPLQPYIKSWDIFVCPQSAAPKPQMIEFTADDNCYTWGDDPPYVKLVGTFPGNVPANVRTARGCSKPAPIIYGNYSKNEELIANYGYYRTSYSGYEHNEAQWETTADLIIIAESRSGSEDVPPDTNPYSPNNASYIEPGGTTWNEVFDHLSGRHNGGINCTFADGHAKWYRYEWFKTYEGRFAISPPMARLWRDGQLTDDQRWP; from the coding sequence ATGAAACGCAACGCCTTTACCCTGATCGAGCTGCTGGTGGTCATCGCGATTATCGCGATACTGGCAGCCATCCTGTTCCCTGTCTTCTCACAGGCGCGCGCGAAGGCACGCGCGGCGAGCTGCCTCAGCAACACCCGCCAGCTGGGTACCGCCATGCGCATGTACGCGCAGGACTACGACGGCTACTTCGTGTTCAACTGGTGGGAGTGGCACATCCCCCTGCAGCCCTACATCAAGAGCTGGGACATTTTCGTCTGCCCGCAGTCCGCAGCGCCCAAACCGCAGATGATTGAGTTTACCGCCGACGACAACTGCTACACCTGGGGCGACGACCCTCCGTACGTGAAGCTGGTTGGCACCTTCCCCGGCAATGTGCCGGCCAACGTGCGCACCGCGCGAGGATGCTCGAAGCCCGCGCCCATCATCTACGGCAACTACTCGAAGAACGAAGAGCTGATTGCCAACTACGGCTACTACCGCACCAGCTACAGCGGCTATGAGCACAACGAGGCGCAATGGGAGACCACCGCCGACCTGATTATCATCGCCGAGTCGCGCAGCGGGTCTGAAGATGTGCCACCCGACACCAACCCGTATAGCCCGAACAATGCCTCCTATATCGAGCCAGGCGGCACCACGTGGAACGAGGTGTTCGACCACCTGTCGGGGCGACACAACGGCGGCATCAACTGCACCTTCGCCGACGGACACGCCAAGTGGTACCGCTATGAGTGGTTCAAGACCTATGAAGGACGCTTTGCCATCAGCCCGCCGATGGCACGGCTATGGCGCGATGGACAGTTAACCGACGACCAGCGATGGCCATAA
- a CDS encoding DUF4091 domain-containing protein, translating into MTQTLADEQSVELHRTRYTGVDAGLTFSEVEHPQEDWQPCAPTIEEQASGFIPFTRPETYDIRPWSRPRENERVRELTCFLAKGETTGVWFAIYALEPLQRVQVEVAGSQNGITVSPYYAHFWAQRYDWKSGRYYIIPELLLQMEGGRAQFPAAGGILEWRDLNVPQAETCLFWLRVTASQDVSDGQYTVDVVIRSAQKQPLHLPLRITVYPFRLQKPPDKRWLMYSDSYLLGQMSDEQLLAVLKHMQEYGIDGLTELPIGEIDISALAQGVVRYNPEPLLRWHRLLQQAGLRGPHTIGTFIEEQVVAQLGIQADLNREWPQPLREAMQNIARTVVKTLEPHGMDWLFYAWDEPTADNVRAIEQYRNWREGGARTYVTVARDAYLAAARWLTHPCFATDVINLPNGAEWARRQCRRGQQQFYWYGSGCYLFQEGRMLPNRYLAGWLFWKTKADGQVSWTFLRPHLDPFNDFDGFQVNSVEPKDQCTLYPLFTRPNDPASIAGIIPTIQWEALREGVQDYCYLYTLRNTIAYARRMVRGKKSAWAQRVRQAASEGEQTLSRVEQMIPWPHTPRGLGLGEVNCTNADLQKARLELGDAIARVARALQGQ; encoded by the coding sequence ATGACACAGACGTTGGCTGACGAGCAGTCCGTCGAGTTACACCGAACACGCTACACCGGGGTAGACGCTGGTCTTACCTTCTCAGAGGTAGAACATCCTCAGGAAGATTGGCAGCCCTGTGCGCCAACCATTGAGGAGCAAGCGTCGGGGTTTATCCCCTTCACACGCCCCGAAACCTACGACATCCGACCGTGGAGCCGACCGCGTGAGAATGAGCGTGTCCGCGAGCTCACCTGCTTCCTGGCAAAGGGAGAAACAACCGGCGTGTGGTTTGCCATATATGCGCTGGAGCCACTGCAGCGGGTGCAGGTGGAAGTGGCTGGTTCTCAAAACGGCATCACAGTCAGCCCGTACTATGCGCATTTCTGGGCGCAACGCTACGACTGGAAAAGCGGGCGATACTACATTATTCCGGAACTGTTGCTTCAGATGGAGGGCGGACGCGCGCAGTTCCCTGCAGCCGGAGGCATTCTCGAGTGGCGCGACCTGAACGTGCCCCAGGCCGAAACCTGCCTGTTCTGGCTACGGGTAACCGCATCGCAAGACGTTAGCGACGGGCAATACACGGTCGACGTGGTAATCCGTTCCGCACAGAAGCAGCCTCTCCACCTTCCGTTACGGATAACGGTGTACCCCTTCCGCCTGCAGAAACCACCCGACAAACGCTGGCTGATGTATAGCGATAGTTATCTGCTGGGACAGATGTCCGATGAGCAGCTGCTCGCCGTCTTAAAGCACATGCAGGAGTACGGCATCGATGGATTGACCGAGCTGCCTATTGGTGAGATAGACATCTCGGCGCTCGCGCAGGGAGTCGTTCGTTACAATCCCGAGCCCTTGTTGCGGTGGCATCGGCTGCTCCAACAGGCGGGTCTGCGCGGACCGCACACCATCGGCACCTTCATCGAAGAACAGGTTGTCGCGCAGCTGGGCATCCAGGCAGACCTGAACCGCGAGTGGCCCCAGCCTTTACGGGAAGCCATGCAGAACATCGCGCGAACGGTGGTGAAGACGCTCGAGCCACATGGCATGGACTGGCTGTTTTATGCATGGGACGAGCCGACGGCAGATAACGTCCGCGCCATCGAGCAGTATCGGAACTGGCGTGAAGGTGGCGCACGCACTTACGTCACCGTTGCCCGAGATGCATACCTTGCTGCAGCGCGATGGTTGACCCACCCTTGCTTCGCGACCGACGTCATTAACCTTCCCAACGGCGCAGAGTGGGCACGCAGACAGTGCCGAAGAGGCCAGCAACAGTTCTACTGGTACGGCAGCGGGTGCTACCTGTTCCAGGAAGGACGGATGCTGCCGAACCGGTACTTAGCAGGCTGGCTATTCTGGAAGACCAAAGCGGATGGGCAGGTGTCCTGGACGTTTTTACGTCCCCATCTTGACCCCTTCAACGACTTCGACGGCTTTCAGGTCAACAGCGTCGAACCAAAGGACCAGTGCACGCTTTATCCCCTATTCACGCGCCCGAATGACCCCGCCAGTATCGCAGGCATTATCCCGACAATACAGTGGGAAGCGCTTCGAGAAGGGGTGCAAGACTATTGCTACCTGTATACCCTTCGCAACACAATTGCCTACGCGCGCCGCATGGTTCGTGGCAAGAAGAGCGCGTGGGCGCAACGGGTGCGGCAAGCAGCCTCAGAAGGCGAGCAGACGCTTTCTAGGGTGGAGCAGATGATTCCCTGGCCACACACACCGAGAGGGCTTGGCTTGGGAGAAGTGAACTGCACGAATGCTGACCTGCAGAAGGCGCGGCTCGAGTTGGGCGATGCCATCGCGCGGGTAGCACGGGCATTGCAAGGTCAATAG
- a CDS encoding prepilin-type N-terminal cleavage/methylation domain-containing protein: protein MITKKAFTLLELLVVLAIIVVLVALLLPALTAVRKRSLTVSCINNLHQLHLAWSMYREDHEDTYPASIVQIFPYVRNKQVFTCPLDHFAGASPHATKRLSAPVSYFYLLSDDINSAKNIEILRRHDPHHGVFYCVLHGTPCGGRLYAKNSFEGDVLLVRTDGAVRTKKVGLRCFRLSDGTYLIIRPPWDLISDLSCPKELPSMFCGMPDDEATEVDCPCGRPYR, encoded by the coding sequence ATGATTACAAAGAAAGCATTTACACTGTTGGAACTGCTTGTCGTGCTGGCAATCATCGTTGTGCTGGTTGCTCTGCTACTACCAGCACTGACCGCAGTGCGGAAACGCTCGCTTACCGTTTCGTGCATCAACAATCTACATCAGCTTCATCTCGCCTGGAGCATGTATCGCGAGGACCACGAAGATACCTATCCTGCAAGCATCGTGCAGATATTCCCCTACGTGCGCAACAAACAGGTGTTCACGTGTCCCCTCGACCATTTCGCCGGGGCATCCCCACATGCAACGAAGCGGTTGTCTGCGCCCGTGAGCTATTTTTACCTCTTGAGTGATGACATCAACTCGGCTAAGAATATCGAGATATTGCGCCGACACGACCCCCATCACGGTGTATTCTACTGCGTGCTACACGGCACGCCATGCGGGGGGCGGCTGTATGCCAAAAACTCCTTCGAGGGGGACGTGTTGCTAGTGCGTACTGACGGCGCAGTACGCACGAAGAAAGTCGGCCTCCGGTGTTTTCGGCTTTCGGATGGTACTTATCTTATCATTCGCCCACCCTGGGACCTCATCAGCGACCTGTCCTGTCCCAAGGAACTTCCATCAATGTTTTGTGGCATGCCGGACGACGAGGCGACAGAAGTCGATTGTCCATGCGGGCGGCCGTATCGATAG
- a CDS encoding sigma-70 family RNA polymerase sigma factor, giving the protein MQVSETLWRQRVQAILRRSGVKYDDIEDLCQEVAISYFQVRGVAPWDDTPLQIHLLSRLLKAALSDYYADMRARSFLQRYVEQVPLPATGPSGILEVEIADLLQHLSHEQRTIIVMKVLEGYTFAEIGKLLSCNENTVKTRYYRTIASLRKDLHTCETIETILASREINNTENKTKEVHDHASPGADKSDTSPYGSCGGIPLLAGTAIYRNYTFSEGCSGTASMSVVNDPFRWAMSLIMPTYIIITCPPGGSDYRTDDTW; this is encoded by the coding sequence ATGCAAGTCTCGGAAACCTTATGGCGACAGCGTGTGCAGGCTATCTTGCGCAGGTCGGGCGTAAAGTATGACGATATTGAGGATTTATGCCAGGAAGTTGCGATTTCCTATTTTCAAGTGCGCGGGGTAGCACCTTGGGATGATACCCCGCTGCAGATTCACCTGCTCTCGCGTCTTCTAAAGGCGGCTCTATCTGACTACTATGCTGATATGCGGGCGCGTTCGTTCTTGCAGCGGTACGTGGAGCAGGTTCCGTTGCCTGCAACGGGGCCTAGCGGCATCCTCGAGGTGGAGATAGCAGACTTGTTACAGCATCTGTCCCATGAGCAGAGAACAATTATCGTGATGAAGGTGCTTGAGGGTTACACGTTTGCCGAAATAGGCAAACTTCTCTCTTGCAACGAGAATACAGTCAAGACACGCTACTACAGAACTATTGCAAGTTTGCGCAAGGATTTGCATACTTGTGAAACTATTGAAACTATTTTGGCTTCACGGGAGATTAATAATACGGAAAACAAAACCAAGGAGGTGCATGATCATGCTTCGCCTGGTGCTGACAAGAGCGATACTTCTCCTTATGGTAGTTGCGGGGGGATTCCTCTTCTGGCAGGGACGGCGATCTACCGGAACTACACATTTAGCGAGGGATGTAGCGGCACAGCCAGCATGTCTGTGGTAAACGACCCATTTAGGTGGGCGATGAGCCTCATCATGCCGACGTACATAATTATCACTTGCCCACCGGGCGGTTCTGATTATCGAACGGATGATACTTGGTGA
- a CDS encoding polysaccharide deacetylase family protein, which yields MRWTAAIIGALNVVLAVAVAGLWWRQLHQPVEPSASDGVPYDVQQMLDQFRTYKMYHGNPARKWIALTFDDGPHPYHTPVLLKTLRQLHVRATFFVVGRNVDRYPELVRQMVEDGHGVENHTYNHLRLSQMPLGIVHEEIEAGAAAIWRATRRVPRFVRPPGGMTNHAVRQVAQFGGYVTVMWTDDPADYERPPVETLRQRLFAHARPGSIILLHEKVPQTVQVLPEFVAEMRRRGYQCVTVEEMWKDMQRSVLQMASYERGGLPSPLLGGS from the coding sequence ATGAGATGGACTGCCGCTATCATAGGGGCGCTGAATGTGGTGCTCGCGGTTGCCGTCGCCGGGCTTTGGTGGAGGCAGCTGCATCAGCCTGTGGAGCCATCCGCGAGCGACGGCGTTCCCTACGATGTCCAGCAGATGCTCGACCAGTTTCGCACTTACAAAATGTATCATGGCAACCCCGCACGCAAATGGATTGCCCTCACCTTTGATGACGGACCCCATCCTTATCACACGCCTGTTCTTCTGAAGACCCTGCGCCAGCTCCATGTACGCGCCACCTTTTTCGTGGTTGGCAGGAACGTGGACCGTTACCCCGAGCTGGTACGCCAGATGGTGGAAGACGGGCATGGGGTGGAAAACCACACGTACAACCACCTGCGCCTGAGCCAGATGCCTCTGGGGATTGTCCATGAAGAGATAGAGGCGGGCGCAGCAGCGATATGGCGCGCCACAAGACGCGTCCCGCGCTTCGTGCGTCCACCGGGCGGCATGACCAACCATGCCGTGCGGCAGGTTGCCCAGTTCGGTGGCTACGTCACGGTCATGTGGACAGACGACCCTGCCGATTATGAACGCCCTCCGGTAGAAACGCTCAGACAGCGGCTGTTCGCGCACGCAAGACCGGGCAGTATCATCCTGCTGCACGAGAAAGTCCCGCAGACGGTGCAGGTGCTTCCCGAGTTTGTCGCGGAAATGCGTCGGCGAGGCTACCAGTGCGTGACCGTCGAGGAGATGTGGAAGGATATGCAACGGTCGGTGCTGCAGATGGCTTCTTATGAGCGCGGCGGTTTGCCGTCGCCTCTTTTGGGGGGTTCCTGA